The following coding sequences are from one Rutidosis leptorrhynchoides isolate AG116_Rl617_1_P2 chromosome 11, CSIRO_AGI_Rlap_v1, whole genome shotgun sequence window:
- the LOC139876816 gene encoding ethylene-overproduction protein 1, with product MSISTIDHDNCSSSSCSSPRSAKILNLIRQFTSTMKTGGSKLKDRSKKPAQVHALTINSILSLPSETTSSTSSPLKSSHYGIPNLHLIEPLIVPFLNHVDFIESISNLYKRIINCSKKSELCCLYLEEYALFCVLGDSKLLRRSLQCAREHAVGVHAKVVLSAWLRFERREDELVGVSGLDCIGKVIECPKLALVDNVCEFSSSVFDCCQCVCENASEKVNSNVLSDNDCLDNVNVYDYEVVGFCIGNEVVRCIRRKIALLSSPLNTLLYGSFIESEKESIDFSRIGISVEAMRGVEVFSRTKKFIDFGSPSIVLEILSFSQKFCCEEMKSACEVYLASLVSNVDDALIFIEYGFEDNASLLVASCLQVLLREIPSSLNNPKVLSLFCTREAMEKLRMVGHASFLLYYFLTQVAMEERMTSANAVMLLERLIDCATEKWQKMLAFHQLGVLLLEREEYRDAQSCFEEAFDMGHVYSGTGIARTMYKQGKTYLARDLINKILSECNKPCGWMYQERSLYNLGSKKLLDLEQATKLDPTLTYPYKYRAISLVTENLVNEGIQEINKIIRFKVSPDCLELRAWFYLVLEDYQAAVRDIRAMLSLDPYYMMFHGKMRCDYLLEVLSKKVQQWSFADCWLQLYERWSCIDDIGSLAIIHQMMAHDPGKSLLRFRQSLLLLRLNCQKAAMRSLRLARNLSTTKHERLVYEGWILYDTGYREEALAKAEESILLQRSFEAYFLKAYTLADASLDQDSSSFVIQLLIDALKCPSDGLRKGQALNNLGSIYVDCGKLDLAADCYVNALDIKHTRAHQGLARVFCLKEERKNAYDEMTKLIEMAENSASAYEKRSEYCDRDNATSDLCRATQLDPLRTYPYRYRAAVLMDEQKESEAVEELTKAIAFKPELQMLHLRAAFYESMGDLNLALRDCEAALCLDPNHKETIELYNRIQKQAAEYNT from the exons ATGTCGATCTCAACTATTGATCATGAcaactgttcatcatcttcatgtTCATCTCCACGATCAGCTAAAATCCTAAATCTGATTCGTCAATTTACCTCCACCATGAAAACCGGCGGTTCAAAGCTCAAAGACCGGTCGAAAAAACCGGCTCAAGTTCACGCACTTACCATCAATTCCATTTTATCATTACCCTCCGAAACGACGTCGTCCACGTCATCACCACTTAAATCCTCTCATTACGGAATACCTAATTTACATTTAATTGAACCGTTAATTGTTCCCTTTTTAAACCACGTTGACTTCATCGAATCAATTTCTAATCTTTACAAAAGAATCATAAATTGTTCTAAAAAATCTGAACTTTGTTGTTTATATTTGGAAGAGTATGCGTTATTTTGTGTTTTAGGTGATTCAAAGTTGCTTAGAAGAAGCTTGCAGTGTGCAAGAGAACATGCTGTTGGTGTTCATGCAAAAGTTGTGTTGTCTGCTTGGTTACGATTTGAGCGTAGAGAAGATGAACTTGTCGGTGTTTCGGGTTTGGATTGCATCGGTAAGGTTATCGAGTGTCCGAAATTGGCTCTGGTTGATAATGTGTGTGAGTTTTCGAGTTCGGTTTTCGATTGCTGTCAATGTGTTTGTGAAAATGCCTCAGAGAAAGTTAATAGTAATGTTTTATCTGATAATGATTGTTTAGATAATGTTAATGTTTATGATTATGAGGTTGTTGGATTTTGTATTGGAAATGAGGTAGTTAGGTGTATTAGGCGTAAAATAGCTTTGTTATCTAGCCCGTTAAATACGTTATTGTATGGTAGTTTTATTGAATCCGAAAAGGAAAGTATTGATTTTTCGCGGATTGGGATATCGGTGGAAGCAATGAGAGGTGTAGAAGTGTTTAGTAGGACGAAAAAGTTTATAGATTTTGGTTCTCCTAGTATAGTTTTGGAGATATTATCGTTTTCGCAAAAGTTTTGTTGTGAGGAAATGAAATCGGCTTGTGAGGTTTATTTAGCTTCGTTAGTTTCTAACGTTGATGATGCGTTGATCTTTATTGAATACGGGTTTGAAGACAATGCAAGTCTTCTAGTAGCTTCTTGTTTACAGGTTTTGTTAAGAGAGATTCCAAGTTCTTTAAACAATCCAAAAGTTTTAAGCTTGTTTTGTACTCGTGAAGCTATGGAGAAATTAAGAATGGTTGGTCATGCTTCTTTTTTGTTGTATTATTTTCTTACCCAAGTGGCTATGGAGGAAAGAATGACATCAGCAAATGCAGTGATGCTATTAGAAAGGTTGATAGATTGCGCGACTGAAAAATGGCAAAAGATGCTTGCTTTTCATCAATTGGGTGTTTTGTTATTGGAAAGAGAAGAATATAGAGATGCCCAAAGCTGTTTTGAAGAAGCTTTTGATATGGGTCATGTTTATTCGGGTACGGGTATCGCTAGAACTATGTATAAACAAGGAAAAACGTATTTAGCACGTGATTTAATCAACAAGATTTTATCAGAATGTAATAAACCTTGTGGATGGATGTATCAAGAACGTTCGTTATACAATCTAGGAAGTAAAAAGTTACTAGATTTGGAACAAGCCACTAAATTGGATCCAACGCTTACTTACCCGTATAAGTACCGAGCCATTTCATTGGTGACCGAAAATTTGGTCAATGAAGGTATTCAAGAAATTAATAAAATCATCCGATTTAAGGTTTCACCCGATTGTCTCGAATTACGGGCATGGTTTTATCTTGTTCTTGAAGATTATCAAGCTGCTGTAAGAGATATTCGAGCTATGTTAAGTTTGGACCCGTATTACATGATGTTTCATGGTAAAATGAGATGTGATTACTTGTTGGAGGTTTTGAGTAAAAAAGTGCAACAATGGAGTTTTGCAGATTGTTGGTTACAACTTTATGAACGGTGGTCGTGTATAGACGATATTGGCTCACTCGCTATTATACATCAGATGATGGCTCATGACCCGGGGAAAAGTCTTTTGAGATTCAGACAATCTTTACTTCTTTTAAG ATTAAACTGCCAAAAGGCAGCCATGCGCAGCTTACGGTTAGCTAGAAATCTTTCAACAACAAAGCATGAAAGACTTGTATATGAAGGGTGGATCTTATATGATACTGGCTATCGTGAAGAAGCTTTAGCTAAGGCCGAAGAGTCAATTTTGTTACAAAGATCATTCGAAGCTTATTTTCTTAAAGCATATACGTTGGCGGATGCATCTTTGGATCAAGATTCTTCTTCTTTTGTTATACAACTTCTTATTGATGCTCTCAAATGCCCTTCAGATGGACTTCGGAAAGGACAA GCGTTAAATAATCTCGGGAGTATATATGTGGATTGTGGGAAACTTGATCTTGCTGCAGATTGTTATGTAAATGCACTCGATATAAAGCATACAAGAGCTCATCAAGGGTTAGCACGTGTGTTTTGTCTTAAAGAAGAACGAAAAAATGCTTATGATGAAATGACAAAGCTCATAGAAATGGCCGAAAATAGTGCGTCTGCTTATGAAAAACGTTCTGAATATTGTGACCGTGATAACGCTACTAGTGATCTATGTAGAGCTACTCAGTTGGATCCCCTTAGAACTTACCCATATAGATATCGAGCCGCAG TGTTAATGGATGAACAAAAAGAAAGTGAAGCTGTTGAAGAACTTACAAAAGCCATTGCTTTTAAACCCGAGCTACAAATGCTCCATTTGCGAGCCGCATTCTATGAGTCAATGGGTGACTTAAACTTAGCCCTTCGAGATTGTGAGGCTGCGCTCTGTTTAGATCCGAATCATAAAGAGACTATTGAGCTTTATAACCGAATACAAAAACAAGCTGCTGAATATAATACATGA